A genomic region of Micromonospora sp. NBC_01796 contains the following coding sequences:
- a CDS encoding carbon-nitrogen hydrolase family protein, with protein sequence MTPPDALTVAAIQAQPVPGDLAGNAGTAARLVHRAADEGAGLVVLPELFLPAYHPPTLRADPAGTDLAAVDGGRIDDPRLDPLREAARDRRAVVVVGAAIRYADTRRTCASVVVDRSGTARAGYDKQHLWGPDERELFVPGGRGATLTVDGWRLGLGVCYDGCFPEHARAAAGDRAHGYLCPSGYVTGSAHRRDLYYAARALDNTMYVAFANSVGGDRPWRFNGGAALYDPEGRVLGRGADDGEAVIVGVFDPAELVRVRSTHRMLADRRAELGGERALLIG encoded by the coding sequence ATGACCCCACCCGACGCGCTGACGGTCGCCGCGATCCAGGCCCAACCGGTCCCCGGGGACCTGGCCGGCAACGCCGGGACCGCCGCCCGACTGGTGCACCGGGCCGCCGACGAGGGCGCGGGGTTGGTCGTACTGCCTGAGTTGTTCCTCCCCGCGTACCATCCGCCGACCCTGCGGGCCGACCCGGCCGGAACCGATCTGGCCGCGGTCGACGGCGGCCGGATCGACGACCCCCGGCTCGACCCGCTCCGGGAAGCCGCCCGCGACCGCCGGGCCGTGGTGGTCGTCGGCGCCGCCATCCGGTACGCCGACACCCGTCGCACCTGCGCGTCCGTGGTCGTCGACCGCTCCGGTACGGCCCGCGCCGGCTACGACAAGCAGCACCTGTGGGGGCCCGACGAGCGGGAGTTGTTCGTCCCCGGCGGACGCGGAGCCACGCTGACGGTCGACGGATGGCGGCTCGGCCTCGGTGTCTGTTACGACGGCTGCTTCCCGGAGCACGCCCGCGCCGCCGCCGGTGACCGGGCCCACGGCTACCTCTGCCCGAGCGGTTACGTCACCGGTTCGGCCCACCGCCGCGACCTCTACTACGCCGCCCGCGCCCTGGACAACACCATGTACGTCGCCTTCGCCAACTCCGTCGGCGGCGACCGGCCGTGGCGGTTCAACGGCGGTGCCGCCCTGTACGACCCGGAGGGTCGGGTACTCGGCCGTGGCGCCGACGACGGGGAGGCGGTGATCGTCGGTGTGTTCGACCCGGCGGAGTTGGTCCGGGTCCGGTCCACCCACCGGATGCTCGCCGACCGGCGGGCCGAACTCGGCGGCGAACGTGCCCTGCTCATCGGCTGA
- a CDS encoding HAD family hydrolase: protein MPLLLLDLDNTLLDRAGPFRAWGQRFLAEIGAPDTDIDWLLSIDADGLTDRWDVADAIRDRYRLRTSSIDLVEALHDGVVEHIRLDPLIACALRIADDAGWVPVVVSNGSVRQQDAIIRKTGLDRYVADWVISEEAGVSKPNPRIFVLAAQRVRMQLRGAWVVGDSPEADIGGAAAVGLPSVWLHRGRSWMESRFAPTRTADGLIPAVSAVLAG, encoded by the coding sequence GTGCCACTGCTGCTCCTCGACCTGGACAACACCCTGCTCGACCGGGCAGGACCGTTCCGTGCCTGGGGGCAGCGTTTTCTGGCCGAGATCGGGGCACCCGACACGGACATCGACTGGCTGCTCTCGATCGACGCCGACGGGCTGACCGACCGGTGGGACGTGGCGGACGCGATCCGGGACCGCTACCGGCTGCGTACCTCGTCGATCGACCTGGTCGAGGCGCTGCACGACGGGGTGGTGGAGCACATCCGGCTCGATCCGCTGATCGCCTGCGCGCTGCGGATCGCCGACGACGCGGGCTGGGTCCCGGTGGTGGTCAGCAACGGCAGCGTGCGCCAGCAGGACGCGATCATCCGGAAGACCGGACTCGACCGGTACGTGGCGGACTGGGTCATCTCCGAGGAGGCCGGGGTCAGCAAACCGAACCCCCGGATCTTCGTGCTCGCCGCACAGCGGGTACGGATGCAGCTGCGCGGCGCCTGGGTGGTCGGCGACAGTCCCGAGGCCGACATCGGCGGGGCGGCGGCGGTCGGCCTGCCCAGCGTGTGGCTGCACCGTGGCCGAAGCTGGATGGAGTCCCGGTTCGCGCCGACCCGTACGGCCGACGGCCTCATCCCCGCCGTCTCCGCCGTACTCGCCGGCTGA
- a CDS encoding TetR/AcrR family transcriptional regulator: protein MPRVSQDQLDARRHEILAAARACFARYGYEGATVRRLEEATGLSRGAIFHHFRDKDSLFLAVAEDDAVAMVSTVARNGLVQVMRDLLTSASSPETAGWLGSQLEVSRRLRTDPEFAKRWAERSAAIAGATRDRLIRQRDAGVLRDDVPIDVLAQFLELAYDGLVLHLAMGRPAGDLGPVLDLVEEAVRRPAGGGGAH from the coding sequence GTGCCCAGAGTGAGCCAGGACCAGCTCGACGCTCGCCGCCACGAGATCCTCGCGGCGGCGCGGGCCTGTTTCGCCCGGTACGGATACGAGGGTGCCACAGTCCGCCGGCTGGAAGAAGCGACCGGCCTCTCCCGCGGCGCGATCTTCCACCACTTCCGGGACAAGGACTCCCTCTTCCTCGCCGTCGCCGAGGACGACGCGGTGGCGATGGTCTCCACCGTCGCCCGCAACGGCCTGGTCCAGGTGATGCGGGACCTGCTCACCAGCGCCAGCTCCCCGGAGACCGCCGGCTGGCTCGGCAGCCAACTGGAGGTGTCCCGGCGGCTGCGTACCGACCCCGAGTTCGCCAAGCGGTGGGCCGAACGCTCGGCGGCGATCGCCGGAGCCACCCGGGACCGGCTGATCCGGCAGCGCGACGCCGGGGTGCTGCGCGACGACGTACCGATCGACGTCCTGGCCCAGTTCCTCGAACTCGCCTACGACGGGCTGGTGCTGCACCTGGCCATGGGACGCCCCGCCGGCGACCTCGGCCCGGTCCTCGACCTCGTCGAGGAGGCGGTACGTCGACCAGCGGGCGGCGGAGGCGCACACTGA